A genomic segment from Saprospiraceae bacterium encodes:
- a CDS encoding Nramp family divalent metal transporter: protein MKKSPFFRKVLIGLSAVGPGLFLIGYNIGTGSVTTMAKVGAEYGMTLTWALALSCLFTYILMVAYGKTTLVTGKTALLNIRQQFKYGSVLAIYIMIALIIGELLALMGIMGIVSDLLNEGLRLIWGHTVNSFWITLVLVLGLYALFWFGRYQSFEKILMGFVILMGLAFTLVFFMVKPNMSSIISGLIPSIPKTPGAFALIAAIAGTTCSAAVFIMRSTVVAEKGWTIHELGQEKKDAAVSAAMMFLLSLIIMAVSAGTLHLMGMKLTNTVEMISLFEPIGGKIAAFLLILGIVGAGLSTIFPILLIAPWLISDYTGKERNIRSPLYRALGLIGILFGFGAQFIAATPPIIMVFSQAFQALILPAVAIPIFILINRKGLMQQETAGLKMNIGLVAVIIFSVITSYFAVVGLMG, encoded by the coding sequence ATGAAAAAGAGCCCATTCTTCAGGAAAGTATTAATCGGGTTAAGTGCGGTTGGCCCTGGCTTATTCCTCATTGGTTATAATATTGGCACAGGTAGTGTAACGACCATGGCTAAGGTCGGTGCCGAATATGGGATGACCTTAACCTGGGCTTTGGCTCTCTCCTGCCTATTCACCTACATCTTGATGGTAGCCTATGGCAAAACCACTTTGGTCACAGGTAAAACAGCGCTGCTGAATATCAGGCAGCAATTCAAATACGGCAGTGTATTAGCCATTTACATCATGATTGCACTGATCATTGGTGAATTACTAGCCTTGATGGGGATTATGGGGATTGTTTCCGATCTCTTAAATGAGGGCCTCCGTTTGATTTGGGGACATACAGTGAATAGCTTCTGGATAACCCTGGTGCTGGTTCTCGGTTTATACGCGCTGTTCTGGTTTGGTCGCTACCAAAGTTTTGAGAAAATCTTGATGGGTTTTGTGATCCTCATGGGACTCGCCTTTACCCTTGTTTTTTTCATGGTGAAACCCAATATGTCAAGCATTATCAGCGGACTTATTCCCAGCATCCCCAAAACGCCAGGTGCTTTTGCCTTGATTGCAGCCATCGCAGGGACGACTTGTTCCGCTGCTGTGTTTATCATGCGCAGTACGGTGGTAGCGGAGAAGGGGTGGACGATCCATGAACTGGGGCAGGAAAAAAAAGATGCGGCGGTATCTGCTGCTATGATGTTTTTGCTGAGCCTCATCATCATGGCCGTTTCGGCAGGTACCTTACATCTGATGGGCATGAAACTCACCAATACGGTAGAAATGATCAGCCTTTTTGAACCTATAGGTGGGAAAATAGCGGCGTTCCTGCTGATCCTTGGAATTGTCGGCGCTGGCCTTTCCACAATTTTCCCTATTTTGCTGATTGCCCCCTGGCTGATTAGCGATTATACCGGCAAGGAAAGAAATATTCGATCTCCATTATACCGTGCGCTGGGATTGATCGGGATACTGTTTGGATTTGGTGCTCAATTCATTGCGGCCACTCCGCCAATTATCATGGTCTTTTCGCAAGCTTTTCAGGCCCTTATTTTGCCGGCAGTGGCCATTCCTATCTTTATTCTGATTAACCGCAAGGGCTTGATGCAGCAAGAAACGGCTGGGTTGAAAATGAACATTGGGTTAGTGGCAGTTATTATTTTTAGTGTGATCACTAGTTATTTTGCAGTGGTGGGGTTGATGGGATAG
- the nagA gene encoding N-acetylglucosamine-6-phosphate deacetylase, whose amino-acid sequence MKKMKHKFFFLFLTLTTMTSGQTDLSSVEGLFFLDGSPVTIKIAGGKITDVIPLSSSDDLPSFFVAPGLIDIQINGYMGVDFTGSDLSLEAIRAATKALWAEGVTSYLPTVITNTHERLANNFAILAQAMADPEIGKSIPGFHLEGPYISPVAGFRGAHLEKYIRLPNWEEFSVYQKAAKGGIKLITLAPELEGALPFIRHLIEEDIVVSLGHHNGSTADIQAAVYAGASLATHLGNGCANMINRHHNPLWPQLADDRLSISIIVDGYHLNKEEVQSFYKIKGTENTILISDALDLAGLEPGEYIRGERTVELTPNVIKFPAENVLAGAASPIRLGVGNMMRFTQCSLKDAIQMASTQPAKLLKLTDIGEIRPGKRADLILFTVEGGEIKIQQTMVAGKVVYTNN is encoded by the coding sequence ATGAAAAAAATGAAGCACAAGTTCTTTTTCCTTTTTCTAACGCTAACAACAATGACCTCAGGCCAAACCGATTTGTCTTCCGTCGAAGGCCTTTTTTTCTTGGATGGCTCACCTGTCACCATAAAGATAGCAGGAGGAAAAATCACGGACGTTATTCCACTTTCCTCAAGTGACGACTTGCCGTCCTTTTTTGTCGCCCCAGGCCTTATTGACATCCAAATCAATGGGTACATGGGCGTAGATTTCACGGGCAGCGACCTAAGCCTTGAGGCCATTCGGGCGGCGACAAAAGCATTGTGGGCAGAAGGTGTCACCAGCTATTTACCCACCGTCATCACCAACACTCACGAACGCCTTGCCAATAATTTTGCCATCTTAGCGCAAGCGATGGCTGATCCCGAAATCGGGAAATCCATTCCTGGTTTTCATTTGGAAGGGCCCTATATTTCTCCCGTCGCTGGCTTTCGGGGCGCCCACCTGGAAAAGTACATTCGATTACCCAATTGGGAGGAATTTTCCGTCTATCAAAAAGCTGCAAAAGGTGGCATTAAACTAATCACACTCGCACCGGAGCTAGAGGGTGCGCTCCCTTTTATTCGACACCTCATTGAAGAGGATATCGTCGTATCGCTAGGGCACCATAATGGCTCAACTGCCGACATCCAAGCGGCTGTTTATGCAGGCGCCTCCCTGGCCACCCATTTAGGCAACGGTTGTGCTAACATGATCAATCGACACCATAATCCACTTTGGCCGCAACTGGCTGACGACCGATTATCTATTAGCATCATTGTGGATGGTTACCACCTAAACAAAGAAGAAGTACAAAGTTTTTACAAAATAAAAGGGACGGAAAACACAATTCTTATTTCCGATGCCTTAGATTTAGCGGGACTGGAACCAGGAGAATATATCAGAGGGGAAAGAACCGTGGAGCTAACGCCCAATGTCATTAAATTCCCTGCCGAAAATGTCCTGGCGGGCGCTGCCTCACCAATTCGCTTAGGTGTGGGAAATATGATGCGGTTTACCCAATGTTCCTTAAAAGATGCCATTCAAATGGCCAGTACCCAGCCCGCCAAACTGCTTAAATTGACCGATATCGGCGAAATCCGGCCCGGAAAGCGAGCTGATTTGATTCTTTTTACAGTGGAAGGAGGTGAAATCAAAATTCAACAAACTATGGTGGCCGGGAAGGTTGTTTACACCAATAATTAA
- a CDS encoding neutral/alkaline non-lysosomal ceramidase N-terminal domain-containing protein codes for MKKIGKILLIGLSSLIVIIGLILFFILHKVDRQPYFKTAYYQQTKTRLDSTLASLTAEKGQLKAGFSRISITPKIGLSSDDPAIGVFATVPLAGYGDRASDATGVHDSIFARAVAIQVVGKPIVFIGTDLLIMPPAVADSVQLILQRENGINRDQLYFGATHTHSSAGACSAGFVGEQFGGKFQAAYVSWLSRQLCQVIRAAIEELQPSSIGFDQFKAADYVRNRMIGETGRLNDIFTFVSIVQHTGKKAVLGAFAAHATTLGEANLEFSGDYPGYWERKLEKEAVDLAIFFAGTVGSHSYRSQGEGFEKARYIGEALADSVIVHLNQVTRKDSVSFTHFSSIIDLPKMQIRVTKNLRLSAGIGNKLIPGPHDPAIQAMKIDDFIWMTLPCELSGEYAIDLKNALALRGYRSIFSSFNGAYLGYIVLPKYYQHDNYESFLMGWYGPSMGDYLMELLFSSCRALTGERL; via the coding sequence ATGAAAAAAATAGGAAAAATCTTATTGATAGGGCTCTCGTCTCTAATTGTCATCATTGGCCTGATCTTGTTTTTCATTCTGCATAAAGTGGATCGGCAACCCTATTTTAAAACGGCATATTACCAACAAACCAAAACACGCTTGGATAGTACCCTGGCTAGCCTGACAGCCGAAAAGGGGCAACTCAAAGCTGGGTTTAGCCGCATTTCCATTACCCCTAAAATTGGATTATCCTCAGATGATCCAGCAATTGGTGTCTTTGCAACTGTTCCACTGGCCGGTTATGGCGATAGAGCCTCTGATGCCACTGGCGTTCACGATTCTATTTTTGCCCGGGCGGTGGCTATTCAGGTGGTGGGCAAACCCATTGTTTTCATTGGGACAGATTTATTAATTATGCCGCCTGCGGTAGCCGATAGCGTACAGCTTATACTTCAACGTGAAAATGGAATTAATAGAGACCAACTCTATTTTGGTGCCACACACACCCATTCAAGTGCAGGTGCTTGCTCCGCAGGATTTGTGGGGGAACAATTTGGCGGAAAATTCCAGGCGGCCTATGTTTCCTGGCTCAGCCGCCAATTGTGTCAGGTTATCCGTGCTGCCATCGAGGAGTTGCAGCCCTCCAGCATCGGATTTGACCAATTCAAAGCGGCAGATTATGTCAGGAATAGAATGATTGGAGAAACGGGGAGATTAAATGACATCTTTACCTTTGTTTCGATAGTACAGCACACGGGGAAAAAGGCCGTCCTTGGGGCATTTGCCGCGCATGCCACCACACTGGGCGAAGCCAATTTGGAATTTAGTGGTGATTATCCGGGTTATTGGGAGCGAAAATTGGAAAAAGAAGCCGTTGACCTGGCTATCTTTTTTGCAGGGACGGTTGGTAGCCATAGTTATAGAAGCCAAGGAGAAGGTTTTGAAAAAGCCAGGTACATCGGAGAGGCCTTAGCCGACAGTGTCATCGTTCATTTGAATCAGGTAACACGCAAAGATTCGGTTTCCTTTACCCACTTTTCTTCTATAATCGACCTTCCCAAAATGCAAATAAGGGTCACCAAAAACCTCCGCTTATCGGCTGGTATTGGTAATAAATTGATCCCAGGGCCCCATGACCCTGCCATCCAGGCCATGAAAATTGACGACTTTATCTGGATGACCCTACCTTGCGAATTAAGTGGTGAATATGCCATTGATCTCAAAAACGCACTCGCATTGAGAGGTTACCGGTCTATTTTCAGCAGCTTTAATGGCGCTTATTTGGGTTATATTGTGTTGCCCAAATACTACCAGCATGATAATTACGAATCTTTTTTAATGGGATGGTATGGCCCCAGTATGGGCGATTATCTCATGGAACTTTTATTCAGCTCTTGTCGTGCCTTGACGGGAGAAAGGTTGTAG
- a CDS encoding polysaccharide deacetylase family protein: MIFSRCSFLALLFFAAACASTGGEEGAETSTAEGATPTARTTWAQKLGFPADKKVIILHADDIGMCPEANASAERYLTNDQIQSCAVMMPCPNAKAFIDWAIAHPDEDVGLHLTLTSEWKTHRWPGLTPANEAPGLLDEDGKLWHEVIQVVQNAKPEEVEKEIRAQVEQAIAWGYRPDHIDTHMGTLYASHLYTAAYLKVAEEYQIPAMVIDFENPEVIAGFKQQGYPINDEMIALVNNYSLPKLDFFASAPNGKTYEEKRANFQALVKSLNPGLSEIIFHPSEDTDNLKTITNSWQQRVWESQLFADEEMIRFFEEEGIVFTNWREIMRRFKQG, encoded by the coding sequence ATGATATTTTCAAGATGTAGCTTTTTAGCACTACTATTTTTCGCCGCAGCTTGTGCTTCCACTGGTGGAGAAGAAGGGGCCGAAACGTCCACAGCCGAGGGCGCCACACCCACTGCCAGGACCACCTGGGCCCAAAAGCTCGGCTTCCCTGCCGATAAAAAGGTCATCATTCTGCATGCAGATGATATTGGCATGTGCCCTGAGGCCAATGCCTCGGCCGAGCGGTATCTGACGAATGACCAGATTCAATCTTGCGCGGTAATGATGCCTTGTCCCAATGCCAAAGCCTTCATTGATTGGGCCATTGCCCACCCCGATGAAGACGTCGGACTCCATTTAACCCTGACCAGCGAATGGAAAACCCACCGATGGCCCGGACTTACACCGGCCAACGAGGCTCCGGGATTGCTGGATGAAGACGGAAAATTGTGGCATGAAGTGATCCAAGTGGTACAAAATGCCAAACCGGAGGAAGTAGAAAAAGAAATCAGGGCCCAAGTAGAACAAGCCATTGCCTGGGGGTATCGCCCCGATCATATTGACACTCATATGGGGACCTTGTACGCCTCGCACCTCTACACCGCCGCTTACCTCAAAGTCGCCGAAGAATACCAAATACCAGCTATGGTCATCGACTTTGAAAATCCGGAGGTGATTGCCGGATTTAAACAACAAGGTTACCCCATCAATGACGAAATGATTGCTTTGGTCAACAATTATTCCTTACCCAAACTGGATTTTTTCGCCTCTGCGCCAAACGGAAAAACCTACGAGGAAAAACGTGCCAATTTCCAAGCCTTGGTGAAATCTCTAAACCCTGGGCTTTCCGAAATCATTTTTCATCCCTCGGAAGATACGGACAACTTAAAGACCATCACCAACTCCTGGCAACAACGGGTGTGGGAGTCCCAACTTTTTGCAGACGAAGAAATGATTCGTTTCTTTGAAGAAGAGGGAATTGTTTTTACCAATTGGAGAGAAATCATGCGTAGGTTTAAGCAGGGATAA
- a CDS encoding glycoside hydrolase family 31 protein, producing MKINYRKVSKYSLISLGVLVLIAYFYVVLPLWGIPFNAQRHGLPPLTPAWALECWLWEDDVNTSAYVDELLEGYAKHDIPVRTILIDSPWSLRYNDYEVDEDRYPDPETWFKGLQDKGYRVVLWTTSMVNNFSKDTKEKEGNAWFEEAAKKGFLIGEPIKWWKGKGSFIDYTHPEAMQWWQAQQQKCFDWGIDGWKLDGTATLFHSTLGPLPFLYQKANNGWLSTRNYMDLYYRKEYEHGLRQNPEFVTLSRAMDRGFHPEGFAPIDAAPVTWVGDQEHKWLSKALLEEKDAEKIDIALKGVQGFESAIKSILKSAKAGYNIIGSDVAGFSGKTIPPNLYIRWAQFSTFCGLFMNGGHGERALWKRTPKELEIIRNYSWWHTELSPYIYSYVVQGHRGERVLQQPVEGKYHYRFGKELLIAPIYKDELENEIHLPPGQWRYWFDDTQLLEGKQVFKKTFPLEEYPVFIREGAIIPMDIKRSYTERGDSTSLGFTTWLIYPGQPNACSIYTTDNQEETHLKTEVNAKELTITLTGKKMPHILRIHLGQSPAAVQLDGQTISDYDYDQEKQKLVIKTSSYQTGVYKISWL from the coding sequence ATGAAAATTAACTATCGAAAAGTCTCAAAATATAGCTTAATCAGTCTGGGCGTGTTGGTGCTGATAGCCTATTTCTATGTTGTGCTGCCGCTGTGGGGCATCCCCTTTAATGCGCAACGACATGGCTTACCGCCGCTTACCCCTGCCTGGGCCCTGGAATGTTGGCTCTGGGAAGATGATGTCAATACCTCGGCCTATGTGGATGAATTGTTGGAGGGATATGCCAAGCACGATATACCGGTAAGAACCATCTTGATTGATAGCCCCTGGAGTTTGAGGTACAATGATTATGAGGTGGATGAAGACCGGTATCCCGATCCCGAAACCTGGTTTAAAGGTTTACAAGACAAGGGTTACCGAGTCGTTCTATGGACCACAAGTATGGTCAATAATTTCAGCAAGGATACCAAAGAAAAAGAAGGAAACGCCTGGTTTGAGGAAGCAGCGAAAAAGGGTTTTCTCATCGGTGAACCGATAAAATGGTGGAAAGGCAAAGGCAGCTTCATAGATTACACCCACCCGGAAGCCATGCAATGGTGGCAGGCGCAGCAACAAAAGTGTTTCGATTGGGGTATTGATGGCTGGAAACTCGATGGGACCGCTACCTTGTTCCATTCCACATTAGGCCCCCTACCCTTTCTGTATCAAAAAGCAAATAATGGCTGGTTATCCACCCGAAATTATATGGACCTGTATTACCGGAAGGAATATGAACATGGCCTTCGTCAAAACCCTGAATTTGTCACCCTATCCAGGGCCATGGACAGGGGTTTCCATCCAGAAGGGTTCGCTCCGATTGATGCCGCACCTGTCACTTGGGTTGGCGATCAAGAACACAAATGGTTGAGCAAAGCTTTACTGGAAGAAAAAGATGCTGAGAAAATAGATATCGCCCTAAAAGGCGTCCAAGGCTTTGAATCGGCTATCAAAAGTATTTTAAAAAGTGCCAAAGCAGGCTACAATATTATTGGCTCGGATGTGGCTGGCTTTTCCGGAAAAACGATTCCACCCAATTTATACATTCGCTGGGCTCAGTTTTCTACATTCTGTGGTTTATTCATGAATGGCGGTCATGGCGAAAGAGCCCTCTGGAAACGCACACCTAAAGAACTTGAAATTATCCGAAACTATTCCTGGTGGCATACCGAACTTAGCCCTTACATCTATAGCTATGTCGTACAAGGACATCGGGGTGAAAGGGTTCTGCAACAACCGGTCGAAGGAAAATACCACTACCGCTTTGGCAAGGAGTTACTCATCGCCCCTATTTATAAAGATGAATTGGAAAATGAGATCCATTTGCCACCCGGACAATGGCGATACTGGTTTGATGACACCCAACTATTGGAAGGAAAACAGGTTTTCAAAAAGACATTCCCACTGGAGGAATATCCGGTTTTTATTCGGGAAGGGGCTATTATTCCCATGGATATCAAACGCTCCTATACGGAACGTGGCGATAGCACCTCCTTGGGTTTTACCACCTGGTTGATTTACCCTGGGCAGCCTAATGCATGCAGTATCTATACTACTGATAATCAAGAAGAAACTCATCTTAAGACGGAAGTAAATGCTAAGGAATTAACGATTACCTTAACGGGCAAAAAAATGCCACATATTTTGAGGATTCACCTTGGTCAGTCACCAGCGGCAGTGCAATTAGATGGCCAGACCATTAGCGATTATGACTATGATCAAGAAAAACAAAAACTAGTGATTAAGACAAGCAGTTACCAGACAGGCGTCTATAAGATTTCATGGTTATGA
- a CDS encoding exo-alpha-sialidase has product MKKYQLLAFLSFLFWKLSAQDISEGQLIFDLQTEHTHGSTIVALPNGDLLAAWFQGNGERWADDVRIMGSRRKKGKQQWSQPFLMADVPDFPDINPVLFLDTRGKLWLVWYTVMANQWETSLLKYRISENFMQQEGAPEWQWQDVLHVKPGGPTERGIQADDAFVQSVQSQLDQISTQLLQQGTNMEALEEWIKFKTDILAKAKGENMMRGGRVPNQDGSYTNQSLGYPYFRRMGWQTKNKAIFVGDRMILPLYSDGLEMSLFAITDDFGAHWRFSTPVVGIANIQASIAQKKDGTLVAYMRDNGPPPYRHPVSSSSDQGLTWSPVQDSELPNPGSGSDIVTLANGHWVIAYNDTEKGRHSLALSLSTDEGKTWSYTRHLLLSNQQEKPATGAYPSIIQGSDGTIHVVYSFKPAGASTETIKYFECQEDWIKKGDQ; this is encoded by the coding sequence ATGAAGAAATACCAACTTTTAGCCTTTCTCTCTTTTTTGTTTTGGAAATTATCGGCACAGGATATTTCCGAAGGGCAACTTATTTTTGATCTGCAAACTGAACATACCCATGGATCAACCATTGTGGCCTTGCCAAATGGCGATTTACTCGCTGCCTGGTTTCAGGGAAATGGCGAACGGTGGGCGGATGATGTACGGATTATGGGCAGTAGAAGGAAAAAAGGAAAACAGCAATGGTCTCAGCCATTTCTAATGGCAGACGTGCCCGATTTTCCCGATATTAACCCTGTCCTCTTTTTGGATACCAGGGGGAAATTGTGGCTGGTTTGGTACACCGTGATGGCCAATCAATGGGAGACCTCGCTACTCAAATATCGGATCAGTGAAAATTTTATGCAACAAGAAGGTGCTCCCGAATGGCAATGGCAAGACGTATTGCATGTCAAACCTGGCGGGCCAACTGAGCGGGGAATACAAGCGGATGACGCCTTTGTACAATCGGTACAATCCCAACTAGATCAAATATCCACCCAGCTGCTACAGCAGGGTACTAACATGGAAGCCCTGGAAGAGTGGATCAAATTCAAAACGGATATTTTGGCCAAGGCCAAGGGAGAAAACATGATGCGTGGAGGTAGGGTTCCAAACCAGGATGGCAGTTATACTAATCAATCGCTGGGATACCCCTATTTCCGGCGAATGGGATGGCAAACGAAAAACAAAGCCATTTTTGTCGGCGACAGGATGATCTTGCCTTTGTATTCGGATGGATTGGAAATGTCTTTGTTTGCTATTACCGACGACTTTGGGGCGCATTGGCGCTTCAGCACCCCCGTGGTGGGTATTGCCAATATCCAGGCTTCCATTGCCCAAAAAAAGGATGGCACCTTGGTGGCTTATATGCGTGATAATGGTCCACCACCCTATCGGCATCCGGTAAGTTCATCGAGTGATCAAGGTTTGACTTGGAGCCCTGTTCAAGACAGTGAATTGCCCAACCCTGGCTCCGGCTCTGATATCGTAACCCTGGCCAATGGCCATTGGGTCATTGCTTATAATGATACTGAAAAGGGCAGGCATTCCCTTGCCTTGTCCTTATCAACAGATGAAGGAAAAACCTGGTCGTATACCCGCCATCTTTTGTTAAGTAATCAACAGGAGAAACCCGCTACGGGTGCCTACCCTTCGATTATCCAAGGCAGTGATGGAACCATACACGTTGTCTATAGCTTCAAGCCCGCAGGGGCATCGACTGAAACCATTAAATATTTTGAGTGCCAGGAAGACTGGATAAAAAAGGGTGATCAATAG
- a CDS encoding AraC family transcriptional regulator: MELIFDKIHVPHKHSFIGRKVQNESTCSACIHSHKNFELNFVVSGSGRRIVGNNISSYQSGDLVLLGPDLPHCWDSFKSDQVAPSTSIAIHFYENIINSDFFNIPELEEVEALLRKATRGISFKTKKVKTIQANLEKLLTVKGLEGYIELLKVFNLLIKIEDYEFVSDTSYSSSFHKNLDKINLIYEYVFQHIQDGINQEEAAALIHMTPGAFCRYFKKKTKSTFMAYVKSVRIRLAAKMLAETDKHISEICYDCGYNNIANFNHQFKSVMHNTPSNYRKIFR; the protein is encoded by the coding sequence ATGGAACTAATATTTGACAAAATTCATGTGCCGCATAAGCACTCTTTCATTGGGCGCAAGGTGCAAAATGAAAGCACCTGCTCCGCTTGCATCCATTCTCATAAAAATTTTGAATTGAATTTTGTAGTATCAGGCTCAGGTAGAAGAATTGTGGGTAACAATATTTCAAGTTATCAAAGTGGCGACCTCGTACTGCTAGGTCCTGATTTGCCGCATTGTTGGGATTCTTTCAAAAGTGACCAGGTAGCACCTTCTACTAGTATTGCCATTCATTTTTATGAAAATATCATTAATTCAGATTTTTTCAACATACCAGAGTTGGAGGAAGTTGAGGCCCTCCTTCGGAAAGCCACCAGGGGCATTTCATTTAAAACCAAAAAAGTAAAAACCATCCAGGCCAACCTGGAAAAATTGCTGACGGTAAAAGGCTTGGAAGGGTATATCGAATTACTAAAGGTCTTCAACCTACTGATAAAAATTGAAGATTATGAATTCGTCTCTGATACCAGTTATTCCTCCTCTTTTCATAAAAATCTCGACAAAATAAATTTGATCTATGAATATGTCTTCCAGCATATTCAGGATGGCATTAACCAGGAAGAAGCTGCTGCCTTAATCCATATGACACCGGGTGCTTTTTGTCGTTATTTCAAGAAAAAAACAAAAAGCACGTTTATGGCCTATGTCAAAAGTGTCCGCATCAGGCTTGCCGCCAAAATGCTGGCAGAAACAGATAAGCATATCTCGGAAATTTGCTACGATTGTGGCTATAACAATATTGCAAATTTCAACCACCAGTTTAAAAGCGTGATGCATAATACACCCTCTAACTATCGGAAAATTTTCCGCTAA
- a CDS encoding 5-formyltetrahydrofolate cyclo-ligase, which translates to MTISDQKIKLRKEMLAKRAKLSQQNKEKYDQWICAELLKIVKTHHCKAIHTYLPMGTEINILPLIENLLQEEIIVVCPKTLPNRKLEHLILSSLDQLEKGVFGTMHPANTKVYKAAYDLIIVPGLAFDQHQQRLGYGGGYYDQFLGEHPEALKVGIAYPFQFLEEIPSESHDIGLDIILVPGTSIKWRMETFWP; encoded by the coding sequence ATGACCATTAGCGACCAAAAGATTAAATTGAGAAAAGAGATGCTCGCCAAACGGGCCAAATTGTCGCAGCAGAACAAGGAAAAATATGACCAATGGATATGCGCAGAACTGCTGAAAATAGTAAAAACACATCACTGCAAAGCTATCCATACTTACCTCCCCATGGGAACGGAAATTAATATCCTACCCTTAATTGAAAACCTGTTACAGGAGGAAATAATAGTTGTATGCCCTAAAACCTTGCCCAATAGAAAGCTCGAGCACCTTATATTAAGTTCCCTGGACCAACTTGAGAAAGGGGTATTCGGAACCATGCATCCTGCTAATACTAAGGTGTATAAAGCGGCTTATGATTTAATCATAGTACCGGGCTTGGCATTTGACCAACACCAGCAAAGGTTAGGATATGGCGGCGGCTATTATGATCAATTTCTTGGTGAACATCCGGAGGCCCTAAAAGTAGGCATTGCTTACCCTTTTCAATTCCTTGAAGAAATACCTTCGGAATCTCATGACATAGGATTGGATATTATTTTAGTACCTGGGACATCAATCAAATGGAGGATGGAGACATTTTGGCCCTAA
- a CDS encoding thiolase family protein, protein MEAYIVKAYRSAVGKANKGGFRNYRSDDLAVDVIEHLLAQTPELDPHLVDDVFVGCANPEGEQGLQIGRQISLRALGKEVPGVTVNRYCASGLETISMAVAKIKAGMGQIYLAGGTESMSSIPMTGYKLAPSYKVASTTPDYLASMGLTAEAVAKKYHISREAADEFAYNSHVKAGNAIESGKFKSQIVPVEVEHVFVKDNKRTSLTQIIDTDEGVRKSTTTNALANLRPAFAQGGVVTAGNSSQTSDGAAFVLVMSEEMVKLLNLTPIARMVSCSVAGVDPLYMGIGPCAAIPKALKQANLKLADIDQIELNEAFAAQSLAVIQEAGLNPDIVNVNGGAIALGHPLGCTGAKLSTQLFNEMRLRKQKYGMVTACVGGGQGIAGIYELLN, encoded by the coding sequence ATGGAAGCATATATAGTAAAAGCCTATCGATCCGCCGTTGGAAAAGCCAATAAAGGCGGATTCCGCAATTATCGTTCTGATGATTTGGCCGTCGATGTTATCGAACATTTATTAGCACAGACTCCCGAACTCGACCCCCATTTGGTTGACGATGTTTTTGTGGGCTGTGCCAATCCGGAAGGAGAGCAAGGTCTGCAAATTGGCCGTCAGATATCGCTGCGCGCCTTGGGCAAAGAGGTCCCTGGGGTTACAGTCAATCGCTACTGCGCCTCCGGACTGGAAACGATCTCTATGGCTGTCGCCAAAATTAAGGCGGGAATGGGGCAAATTTACCTGGCCGGCGGTACCGAAAGTATGAGCTCGATCCCGATGACAGGCTATAAACTAGCCCCTAGCTACAAGGTTGCTAGCACCACTCCCGACTACCTGGCCAGCATGGGCCTGACAGCCGAGGCCGTGGCAAAAAAATACCATATCAGCCGGGAAGCAGCCGATGAGTTTGCCTACAACTCTCATGTCAAAGCGGGCAATGCCATCGAAAGTGGCAAGTTCAAAAGCCAAATCGTTCCGGTAGAGGTAGAACATGTTTTTGTGAAAGACAATAAACGAACTTCTCTTACTCAAATCATTGATACTGATGAAGGTGTACGTAAAAGCACTACTACAAATGCACTAGCAAATTTACGCCCTGCTTTTGCGCAAGGTGGTGTGGTGACGGCGGGAAACTCCTCTCAAACCTCAGATGGTGCAGCCTTTGTCTTGGTGATGAGTGAAGAAATGGTAAAACTTTTAAACCTCACGCCTATTGCCAGAATGGTTTCCTGCTCCGTCGCCGGGGTCGATCCGCTATACATGGGCATAGGGCCCTGTGCTGCCATTCCTAAGGCCTTGAAGCAAGCCAACCTTAAATTGGCCGATATTGACCAGATTGAACTTAACGAAGCTTTTGCAGCTCAATCTCTGGCTGTTATCCAAGAGGCTGGTCTCAATCCCGATATCGTGAATGTCAATGGCGGGGCTATAGCGCTCGGCCACCCACTCGGCTGCACCGGCGCTAAATTGTCTACTCAGCTGTTTAATGAAATGCGCCTGCGCAAGCAAAAGTATGGCATGGTGACGGCCTGCGTTGGTGGAGGACAAGGGATTGCAGGGATTTATGAGTTATTGAATTAG